Proteins co-encoded in one Afipia sp. P52-10 genomic window:
- a CDS encoding tripartite tricarboxylate transporter substrate binding protein produces MTTRRSFTKALALTSLLSSPMTRVFAQTQYPNKAIQMVVGFPVGQSSDIGARVIAKAMADELKQTIFVDNKPGAATIIAHQFLKTAPADGYTIAFSSTAPLAINPTLYKNLPYDPQRDFDPIILINFSPMFLVTSADMPVHTLKEMLAYVKANKETVNYGSGGSGLTNHITMELLKKQAGIDMLHVPYKGAPPMLSDLMGGRVQFAFEVVSAVMPMVQAGKIRVLGVASMERTAAAPDVPTLHEQGLTGFESGTWGVLLAPKGTPAPIIDKLNATANKALRTPEAMEYYARNGATPRGGSAKDCADFMKAEREKWAPVIIASGAQVD; encoded by the coding sequence ATGACCACCCGACGCAGCTTCACGAAGGCCCTGGCACTCACTTCCTTGCTGTCATCTCCGATGACGCGCGTGTTCGCGCAGACGCAGTATCCGAACAAGGCGATCCAGATGGTGGTCGGTTTTCCGGTCGGGCAGTCGTCGGATATCGGGGCGCGGGTGATCGCCAAGGCGATGGCGGACGAGTTGAAGCAGACGATCTTCGTCGATAACAAGCCTGGCGCGGCCACCATCATCGCCCACCAGTTTCTCAAGACGGCACCGGCTGACGGCTACACCATCGCCTTCAGTTCGACCGCGCCGCTGGCGATCAATCCGACGCTCTACAAGAACCTGCCTTACGACCCGCAGCGGGACTTCGATCCGATTATCCTGATCAACTTCAGTCCGATGTTCCTGGTGACGTCGGCGGACATGCCGGTGCATACCCTGAAGGAGATGCTGGCCTATGTGAAGGCGAACAAGGAGACGGTGAATTACGGCTCCGGCGGCAGCGGCCTGACCAATCACATCACCATGGAGCTTCTGAAGAAGCAGGCGGGCATCGACATGCTGCATGTGCCCTACAAGGGGGCGCCGCCGATGCTGTCGGACCTGATGGGCGGCCGGGTGCAGTTCGCGTTCGAGGTGGTGTCGGCGGTGATGCCGATGGTCCAGGCCGGCAAGATCAGGGTGCTGGGCGTCGCCAGTATGGAGCGTACAGCCGCCGCGCCCGACGTGCCGACGCTGCACGAGCAGGGGCTGACCGGATTTGAGTCCGGCACCTGGGGCGTGCTGCTGGCGCCGAAGGGGACCCCGGCGCCGATCATCGACAAGCTCAACGCGACCGCCAACAAGGCTCTGCGGACGCCGGAAGCGATGGAGTACTACGCGCGCAACGGCGCGACGCCGCGGGGCGGCTCCGCCAAGGACTGCGCCGACTTCATGAAGGCCGAACGTGAGAAATGGGCGCCGGTGATCATCGCCTCGGGCGCGCAGGTCGACTGA
- a CDS encoding outer membrane protein, which translates to MRKHSIRGLGLLPVLTGAVLISAPALGADLAARPYTKAPPMMVQAYNWTGFYLGVNAGVGLGRSPAQLATTAGTFETTRLSPFGAIGGAQVGYNWQTSNFMGFGNVVFGIEADIQAAGLKDDRTCILLCVAGGPSATIENKIDWFGTVRGRVGLATGSVLTYFTGGLAYGSVKTNITETVAGTATGIGMSGTRTGWTIGSGVEAALGGNWTGKIEYLYVDLGKQDATYVLTGVGHAYTSDIRQHIFRAGVNYRFGGGLNAPEPVANWNGLYLGANIGSATARNESSLQAGLVTERFNLSPDGYIGGLQMGYNWQAANWVWGLETDIQGSTQRENRGCLLSCSPAAFALMNQQMQWFGTVRGRVGYAVGQSLFYATGGFAYGDVKTGISEGLGGVPFNIEFSKVRTGYAVGGGIETPFDIFGLFGKNWTSKTEYLYVDLGKSSNSYAFNGVAHTFETKVQEHIFRTGLNYHFNTPISARY; encoded by the coding sequence GTGCGCAAACATTCAATCCGAGGCCTGGGCCTCCTTCCGGTTCTGACGGGCGCCGTTCTGATCTCCGCACCGGCGCTTGGCGCCGACCTTGCGGCACGGCCCTACACCAAGGCGCCGCCGATGATGGTGCAGGCCTACAACTGGACCGGCTTCTATCTCGGTGTGAACGCCGGCGTCGGCCTTGGCCGCAGCCCGGCGCAGCTCGCGACCACCGCGGGCACCTTCGAGACCACTCGCCTGTCGCCGTTCGGCGCGATCGGCGGTGCGCAGGTCGGCTACAACTGGCAGACCAGCAACTTCATGGGCTTCGGCAACGTCGTGTTCGGCATCGAGGCCGATATCCAGGCCGCCGGCCTGAAGGACGACCGCACCTGCATCCTGCTCTGCGTCGCGGGCGGCCCGTCGGCCACGATCGAGAACAAGATCGACTGGTTCGGCACTGTGCGCGGCCGCGTCGGTCTCGCCACCGGCTCGGTGCTCACCTACTTCACCGGCGGTCTCGCCTACGGTTCGGTCAAGACCAACATCACCGAAACGGTCGCCGGCACCGCTACCGGGATCGGCATGAGCGGCACCCGCACCGGCTGGACCATCGGCAGCGGCGTCGAGGCGGCGCTCGGCGGCAACTGGACCGGCAAGATCGAATACCTGTATGTCGACCTCGGCAAGCAGGACGCCACCTATGTCCTGACCGGCGTTGGCCACGCCTACACCTCGGATATCCGCCAGCACATCTTCCGCGCCGGCGTGAACTATCGCTTCGGCGGCGGGCTGAACGCGCCGGAGCCGGTGGCGAACTGGAACGGCCTCTATCTCGGCGCCAACATCGGTTCGGCGACCGCGCGCAACGAGAGCTCGCTGCAGGCCGGCCTCGTCACCGAACGTTTCAACCTGAGCCCGGATGGCTACATCGGCGGCTTGCAGATGGGCTACAACTGGCAGGCGGCGAACTGGGTCTGGGGTCTTGAGACCGACATCCAGGGGTCGACCCAGCGTGAGAACCGCGGCTGCCTGCTCAGCTGCTCGCCGGCGGCATTCGCGCTGATGAACCAGCAGATGCAGTGGTTCGGCACCGTGCGCGGCCGCGTCGGCTACGCCGTCGGCCAGTCGCTGTTCTACGCCACCGGCGGTTTCGCCTATGGCGACGTGAAGACCGGCATCAGCGAGGGGCTGGGCGGCGTGCCGTTCAACATCGAGTTCTCGAAGGTCCGCACCGGCTACGCGGTCGGCGGCGGCATTGAGACGCCGTTCGACATCTTCGGCCTGTTCGGTAAGAACTGGACCTCGAAGACTGAGTATCTGTATGTCGATCTCGGCAAGAGCTCGAACAGCTACGCCTTCAACGGCGTGGCCCATACCTTCGAGACCAAGGTGCAGGAGCACATCTTCCGCACCGGCCTGAACTATCACTTCAACACGCCGATCTCGGCGCGCTACTGA
- a CDS encoding ABC transporter substrate-binding protein: MRRLVLAATALAAMAMAGVASNAQAQTLRMMKSLDAPHYDGQRTTWSPSSDIVNMFQDTLVALDWDGKTVLPYLAKSWTISEDGKTYTFKLRDDVQFCSGKKFTADDVIYSIRRLLDPETKAPLKWRAGNVKDLRAPDPYTLEYELNEPYADLLMNLVSFTMAIHNKDSVEKLGKDYGVQGIDGTGPWCFESWQPRTEIVLKRHDAYKWGPSMYQNKGPVKFERLVIKIVPEDSARVAAMMGGQFDITHQIPLQFIQQVKNAPMLQVQEAKPNFQLMYYGYKTSRPMVSDPRVREAMNIAINRAEIVKGIMLGNATPAYTFIEPETLDFDPATKGIIKEDIERAKKLLDEAGWKPGADGFREKDGVRLAPKVLFTQVSYFPRVSEAIQGYMRKIGVDWNIIGYDSTIAPAKMAEQDYELWTVTFPYMSAGDLLNFYFDSANIPAPNRMNWKDAQTDEWLKLGRASLTDADRAKYYGLVQKRVTEQHLWMPVMNVAMYTTSNRKLKGVRPHMLYQNTFYKGLDYAF; the protein is encoded by the coding sequence ATGCGCAGGTTGGTTCTGGCCGCGACCGCACTGGCGGCAATGGCGATGGCAGGCGTCGCATCGAACGCGCAGGCGCAGACGCTGCGGATGATGAAGTCGCTCGACGCGCCGCATTATGACGGCCAGCGCACGACGTGGTCGCCATCGTCGGACATCGTCAACATGTTCCAGGACACCCTGGTCGCCCTCGACTGGGACGGCAAAACCGTCCTGCCCTATCTCGCCAAGTCATGGACCATCAGCGAAGACGGCAAGACCTACACCTTCAAGCTGCGCGACGACGTGCAGTTCTGCAGCGGCAAAAAATTCACTGCCGACGACGTGATCTACAGCATCCGCCGCCTGCTCGATCCGGAGACCAAGGCACCGCTGAAATGGCGCGCCGGCAACGTCAAGGACTTGCGGGCGCCGGATCCCTACACGCTCGAATACGAGTTGAATGAGCCTTACGCCGACCTGTTGATGAATCTCGTCAGCTTCACGATGGCGATCCACAACAAGGACAGCGTGGAGAAGCTCGGCAAGGATTACGGCGTGCAGGGCATCGACGGCACCGGCCCCTGGTGCTTCGAATCCTGGCAGCCGCGCACCGAGATCGTGCTGAAGCGCCACGACGCCTACAAGTGGGGCCCGTCGATGTATCAGAACAAGGGTCCGGTGAAGTTCGAGCGGCTGGTGATCAAGATCGTGCCGGAGGATTCGGCGCGAGTCGCGGCGATGATGGGCGGCCAGTTCGACATCACCCACCAGATCCCGCTGCAATTCATCCAGCAGGTGAAGAACGCACCGATGCTGCAGGTGCAGGAGGCGAAGCCGAACTTCCAGCTGATGTATTACGGCTACAAGACCTCGCGACCGATGGTCTCCGACCCACGGGTGCGCGAGGCGATGAACATCGCCATCAACCGCGCCGAGATCGTCAAGGGCATCATGCTCGGCAATGCGACACCGGCCTACACCTTCATCGAACCGGAGACGCTCGACTTCGACCCAGCCACCAAGGGTATCATCAAAGAGGACATCGAGCGGGCGAAAAAGCTGCTCGATGAAGCCGGCTGGAAGCCCGGCGCCGACGGCTTCCGCGAAAAGGACGGCGTGCGGCTCGCGCCGAAGGTGCTGTTCACGCAGGTCTCGTATTTCCCCCGCGTGTCCGAAGCGATCCAGGGCTACATGCGCAAGATCGGCGTCGACTGGAACATCATCGGCTATGACTCGACCATCGCACCCGCCAAGATGGCCGAACAGGACTACGAGCTCTGGACCGTGACGTTCCCGTACATGTCCGCGGGCGACCTGCTCAACTTCTATTTCGATTCCGCCAACATACCGGCGCCGAACCGAATGAACTGGAAGGACGCGCAGACCGACGAATGGCTGAAGCTCGGCCGCGCCTCGCTCACCGATGCCGACCGGGCGAAGTACTACGGCCTGGTGCAGAAGCGCGTCACCGAGCAGCATCTCTGGATGCCGGTGATGAACGTGGCGATGTATACGACCAGCAACCGCAAGCTGAAGGGCGTGCGGCCGCACATGCTCTATCAGAACACGTTCTACAAGGGCCTCGACTACGCGTTCTGA
- a CDS encoding LLM class flavin-dependent oxidoreductase encodes MKIGVFLFPEARNPAQDGQIINETIQEAHLAEKLGADAVFLAEHHFDGNCVYVDPPTFAASLAASTSRIKIGFAVLQTSLYHPLRLAEQLSLLDHLSKGRLIVGLGRGSLVNTHEYSGYEIDPDSAQERFEEIEKILLKCWTNERVVHAGKYWNFEIGMLRPRPFSAPHPTILRSTASDDSLVAQARQGRPVIMASPTASRAAKALELYRKTMREAGFDEKAVENAVSQCWAARTVIIAPTDKEANEIGMPYFKQMQEYRAAQSTAFQAKVAQANARMAPQILCGSTDSMMEEFTDLQKTGIGGVIVRFRTGPMPAEFANRGMQLFMKDIAPAIH; translated from the coding sequence ATGAAGATTGGCGTTTTTCTGTTTCCCGAGGCGCGTAATCCTGCTCAGGACGGTCAGATCATCAACGAGACGATCCAGGAAGCCCATCTCGCCGAGAAGCTCGGTGCGGATGCAGTGTTCCTCGCCGAGCATCACTTCGACGGCAACTGCGTCTATGTCGATCCGCCGACATTCGCCGCGTCGCTCGCGGCTTCCACCAGCCGCATCAAGATCGGCTTCGCGGTGCTGCAGACCTCGCTCTATCATCCGCTGCGGCTCGCCGAGCAGCTTTCGCTGCTCGACCATCTGAGCAAGGGACGGCTGATCGTCGGGCTGGGCCGCGGCAGCCTCGTCAACACCCACGAATATTCCGGCTACGAGATCGATCCGGACAGCGCGCAGGAGCGTTTCGAGGAGATCGAGAAGATCCTTTTGAAGTGCTGGACCAACGAGCGCGTGGTGCATGCCGGCAAGTATTGGAATTTCGAGATCGGCATGCTGCGGCCGCGGCCGTTCAGCGCGCCGCATCCGACCATCCTGCGGTCGACCGCGTCCGACGACTCGCTGGTGGCGCAGGCGCGCCAGGGGCGGCCGGTGATCATGGCGTCACCGACGGCCAGCCGTGCGGCCAAGGCGCTCGAACTCTATCGCAAGACCATGCGCGAAGCCGGCTTCGACGAGAAGGCGGTCGAGAATGCGGTGTCACAATGCTGGGCTGCGCGCACGGTGATCATCGCGCCGACCGACAAGGAGGCGAACGAGATCGGCATGCCGTACTTCAAGCAGATGCAGGAGTATCGCGCCGCGCAGAGCACCGCCTTCCAGGCCAAGGTCGCGCAAGCCAATGCGCGGATGGCGCCGCAGATCCTGTGCGGCTCGACCGACAGCATGATGGAGGAGTTCACCGACCTGCAGAAGACCGGCATCGGCGGCGTGATCGTGCGCTTCCGCACCGGGCCGATGCCGGCGGAATTCGCCAACCGCGGCATGCAGCTGTTCATGAAGGACATCGCGCCGGCGATACACTAA
- a CDS encoding DUF983 domain-containing protein: MDQANERLARRLSMIPADTVTLTQAMLRGFLGKCPHCGKGRLFGRFLKVADRCDVCGEELHHHRADDLPAYLVIVIVGHVIVPIVLSVETAYAPPYWLHFAIWLPLTLVSSLVLLQPVKGAVVGLQWQLGMHGFEAARQDRLAASATDVPSASRAA, from the coding sequence ATGGATCAAGCAAACGAGAGGCTCGCCAGGAGGCTTTCCATGATCCCCGCTGACACCGTCACCCTGACCCAGGCCATGCTGCGCGGCTTTCTCGGCAAGTGCCCGCACTGCGGCAAGGGCCGCCTGTTCGGCCGCTTCCTGAAGGTCGCCGATCGTTGCGACGTCTGCGGCGAGGAGCTGCATCATCATCGCGCCGACGACCTGCCGGCCTATCTGGTGATCGTCATCGTCGGCCATGTGATCGTGCCGATCGTGCTGTCGGTGGAGACCGCCTATGCCCCGCCCTACTGGCTGCATTTCGCGATCTGGCTGCCGCTGACGCTGGTCTCGTCGCTGGTGCTCTTGCAGCCGGTCAAGGGCGCGGTGGTCGGGCTGCAGTGGCAGCTCGGCATGCACGGGTTCGAGGCCGCGCGTCAGGACCGCCTGGCTGCGTCCGCTACCGACGTCCCCAGCGCATCGCGCGCCGCGTAA
- a CDS encoding PLP-dependent aminotransferase family protein, whose amino-acid sequence MDWLPTISERSGPLYLRIVEALAADIASGRLSRGQQLPTHRSLAKALNVDLTTVTRAYGEARRRGLLDARVGQGTFVSETTVRAATDLPYQVKIDLSMNVPPHPVEANLDVRIAQGLAAIQSEASFTAFLNYQPPGGSDEQREAAAAWLRARVPDARAERVVVYPGNQAILFNALLTLTSPGDVVLTEEITFPGIRAAAARLGVRLVGVAMDEGGIRPEALKLACRMHRPKAVYLVPTLHNPTTATLDPVRRNAIAAIIRNVDTVLIEDDAYGLLEPSASPIANLIPERTYLAVSLSKCIAPALRVSYLLAPDAAAEQAMRSSLQATMQMPPPLMVALATHWLRHGIADQIVAAIRNEAAGRQQLASRILKDLPFAARPGAHHLWLPLPRRWSRSDFIAHVLRDGLAVVGADAFAVGEAVPHAVRVSLGAARNRAELSQALHLLAAALKSPAGTVQIV is encoded by the coding sequence ATGGATTGGCTCCCTACAATCTCCGAGCGGTCGGGCCCGCTGTACCTGCGGATCGTCGAGGCGCTGGCGGCGGACATCGCCAGCGGCCGCCTGTCGCGCGGCCAGCAGCTTCCGACCCACCGCTCGCTCGCCAAGGCGCTGAATGTCGATCTGACCACGGTGACCCGGGCCTATGGCGAGGCGCGGCGGCGGGGGTTGTTGGATGCGCGGGTCGGCCAGGGGACCTTCGTGTCGGAGACGACGGTGCGCGCGGCGACCGATCTGCCGTATCAGGTGAAGATCGATCTTTCGATGAACGTGCCGCCGCATCCGGTGGAGGCCAACCTCGACGTGCGGATCGCGCAGGGGCTGGCGGCGATCCAGAGCGAGGCGAGCTTCACCGCTTTCCTCAACTACCAGCCGCCGGGCGGCAGCGATGAGCAGCGCGAGGCTGCCGCCGCATGGCTGCGCGCACGCGTGCCCGATGCGCGCGCCGAGCGCGTCGTCGTCTATCCCGGCAACCAGGCGATCCTGTTCAACGCGCTGCTGACGCTGACCTCGCCCGGCGACGTGGTGCTGACCGAGGAGATCACGTTTCCCGGCATCAGGGCGGCGGCTGCGAGACTTGGCGTGCGGCTGGTCGGCGTGGCGATGGACGAAGGCGGTATCCGCCCCGAGGCGTTGAAGCTCGCCTGCCGGATGCACCGGCCGAAGGCGGTGTATCTGGTGCCGACCCTGCACAACCCGACCACCGCGACGCTCGATCCGGTGCGCCGCAACGCGATCGCCGCCATCATCCGCAATGTCGATACGGTTTTGATCGAGGACGATGCCTATGGGCTTTTGGAGCCGTCCGCGTCACCGATCGCCAATCTGATTCCGGAGCGGACGTATCTCGCGGTCAGCCTGTCGAAGTGCATCGCGCCGGCGCTGCGGGTGTCCTATCTGCTGGCGCCGGATGCGGCCGCCGAGCAGGCGATGCGCAGCAGCCTGCAGGCGACGATGCAGATGCCGCCGCCGCTGATGGTGGCGCTTGCCACCCACTGGCTGCGGCACGGCATCGCCGATCAGATCGTCGCCGCGATCCGCAACGAGGCGGCCGGACGGCAGCAGCTCGCGAGCCGCATCCTGAAGGACCTGCCGTTCGCGGCGCGGCCCGGCGCGCATCACCTCTGGCTGCCGCTGCCGCGCCGCTGGAGCCGCTCGGATTTCATCGCCCATGTGCTGCGCGATGGTCTTGCGGTGGTGGGCGCCGACGCCTTCGCCGTCGGCGAGGCGGTGCCGCATGCGGTGCGGGTGTCGCTCGGCGCCGCGCGCAACCGCGCCGAGCTTTCGCAGGCGCTGCATCTGCTGGCGGCGGCGCTGAAGTCGCCGGCCGGAACCGTGCAGATCGTCTAA
- a CDS encoding F0F1 ATP synthase subunit A: MADPVQQFEIKPLLRVAEIAGHDIHITNSSVYMAVIVVSIGLFFALATRSRQLVPGRWQAAAEMLHEFVAKTLQDNTGKDGMRFFPLVFSLFLFVLVANMIGMLPGSFTVTSHLIVTFALAMIVFLTVTIYGLAHNGLRFFRLFMPSGVPLALAPFIVPIEVISYLARPVSHSVRLFAVMLAGHITLKVFAGFVTSLGGLGALGMIGAIMPFAMTLALTALELLMALLQAYIFTMLTCMYLNDALHPGH, from the coding sequence GTGGCTGATCCGGTCCAACAGTTCGAGATCAAGCCGCTGCTTCGCGTCGCCGAGATCGCCGGCCACGACATCCACATCACCAATTCCAGCGTCTACATGGCCGTGATCGTGGTGAGCATCGGCCTGTTCTTTGCGCTGGCGACGCGCAGCCGGCAACTCGTCCCCGGACGCTGGCAGGCAGCCGCGGAGATGCTCCACGAGTTCGTGGCGAAGACGTTGCAGGACAACACCGGCAAGGACGGGATGCGGTTCTTCCCGCTGGTGTTCTCGCTGTTCCTGTTCGTGCTGGTCGCCAACATGATCGGCATGCTGCCGGGCAGCTTCACCGTCACAAGCCATCTGATCGTGACCTTCGCCCTGGCGATGATCGTGTTCCTGACCGTCACCATCTATGGCCTAGCGCACAATGGCCTGCGCTTCTTCCGCCTGTTCATGCCGAGCGGCGTGCCGCTTGCGCTCGCGCCCTTCATCGTGCCGATCGAGGTCATCTCCTACCTCGCCCGACCGGTGAGCCACTCGGTGCGCTTGTTCGCGGTGATGCTGGCCGGGCACATTACGCTGAAGGTGTTCGCGGGCTTCGTGACGAGCCTCGGCGGCCTCGGCGCGCTCGGAATGATCGGCGCGATCATGCCGTTCGCGATGACGCTGGCCCTCACCGCCCTCGAACTGCTGATGGCGTTGCTGCAGGCCTACATCTTCACGATGCTCACCTGCATGTATCTCAACGACGCGCTGCACCCCGGTCATTGA
- a CDS encoding haloacid dehalogenase type II encodes MTIKAVVFDAYGTLFDVQSVAAETERAFPGYGEVITQIWRMKQLEYSWLCSLMEQYQDFATLTRSSLQYTLDALGLAHDTATVDRIAEQYLHLAPYADAKAVLEALQGRPLAILSNGSPEMLDALVRNSGLSALFTAVLSVDAVGVFKPSPRAYDLVERRLGIHPHDVAFVSSNPFDVSGAKSFGFKVAWIERVTATALADDCRDPDAIGPLTMFKATRLRPDRFGFAPDWSIRALSDLTALLRTPSP; translated from the coding sequence ATGACGATCAAGGCCGTGGTCTTCGACGCCTATGGCACGCTCTTCGACGTCCAGTCCGTCGCCGCCGAGACCGAACGCGCCTTTCCCGGATACGGCGAGGTCATCACCCAGATCTGGCGGATGAAGCAGCTCGAATACAGCTGGCTCTGCTCGCTGATGGAGCAATACCAGGATTTCGCGACGCTCACCCGGAGTTCGTTGCAGTACACGCTGGATGCCCTCGGCCTTGCGCATGACACCGCAACGGTGGACCGGATCGCCGAGCAATATCTGCACCTCGCGCCATACGCGGATGCCAAAGCGGTGCTGGAAGCGCTGCAGGGGCGCCCGCTTGCGATCCTCTCCAACGGCAGTCCGGAAATGCTCGACGCGCTCGTCCGCAACAGCGGCCTGTCGGCGCTGTTCACCGCTGTTCTGAGCGTCGATGCCGTCGGCGTATTCAAGCCGAGCCCGCGCGCCTATGACCTCGTCGAGCGCAGGCTCGGCATCCATCCGCACGACGTCGCATTTGTCTCATCGAATCCGTTCGATGTCAGCGGCGCCAAATCCTTCGGCTTCAAGGTCGCCTGGATCGAACGCGTGACGGCAACCGCGCTCGCCGACGACTGCCGCGATCCGGACGCGATCGGGCCGCTCACCATGTTCAAGGCGACACGACTGCGGCCAGACCGGTTCGGGTTTGCGCCCGACTGGAGCATTCGTGCGCTATCGGACTTAACTGCGCTCCTGCGCACGCCTTCGCCATAG
- the ykgO gene encoding type B 50S ribosomal protein L36: protein MKVRNSLKSLRGRHRANRLVRRKGRVYVINKVQRRFKARQG from the coding sequence ATGAAGGTCCGTAACTCCTTGAAATCGCTGCGTGGGCGCCATCGCGCCAACCGTCTGGTGCGCCGCAAGGGCCGCGTTTACGTCATCAACAAGGTGCAGCGCCGCTTCAAGGCCCGCCAGGGCTGA
- a CDS encoding tetratricopeptide repeat protein gives MLPRIYTSWMLPPRLANRFYPARFCAPGVAALALALAAVWPASSSLAQGSPPAKDAPPTIQQPKALPEAPEKLPRVGADRSRGLDFLFGALKAAPDEESAKHVEGRIWALWTATSSDTTMLLMTRAKAAIEKKQPEVALKLLDKVVRLKPDYVEGWNRRATLYYLQNDYAKALADIREVLTREPRHFGALAGLGMIMQELGDDRRALEAFRKALEINPHLEKLPDMVKTLTEKVEGRPI, from the coding sequence GTGCTGCCGCGCATCTACACTTCGTGGATGCTGCCGCCCCGCCTCGCGAACCGCTTCTATCCGGCCCGCTTCTGTGCCCCAGGGGTGGCCGCGTTGGCCTTGGCGCTGGCCGCCGTCTGGCCGGCCAGTTCGTCCCTTGCCCAAGGCTCTCCTCCGGCAAAGGACGCTCCCCCGACAATCCAGCAACCGAAGGCGCTGCCCGAGGCGCCAGAGAAGCTGCCGCGGGTCGGCGCCGACCGCAGCCGCGGCCTGGATTTCCTGTTCGGGGCTCTGAAGGCTGCGCCCGACGAGGAAAGCGCCAAGCACGTCGAGGGGCGGATCTGGGCGCTGTGGACCGCGACCAGCAGCGACACCACCATGCTGCTGATGACGCGCGCCAAGGCCGCGATCGAGAAGAAGCAGCCCGAGGTGGCGCTGAAGCTGCTCGACAAGGTGGTCCGCCTCAAGCCGGATTACGTCGAGGGCTGGAACCGGCGCGCGACGCTCTACTACCTGCAGAACGATTATGCCAAGGCGCTCGCCGACATCCGCGAAGTGCTGACGCGGGAGCCGCGCCATTTCGGCGCGCTGGCCGGGCTCGGCATGATCATGCAGGAGCTCGGCGACGACCGCCGCGCGCTTGAGGCGTTTCGCAAGGCGCTGGAGATCAATCCGCACCTGGAGAAGCTCCCCGACATGGTGAAGACCCTGACCGAAAAGGTCGAGGGCCGTCCGATCTGA
- a CDS encoding alpha/beta fold hydrolase, which translates to MSVMSIAVALVVMAALTQLGVLLIERRYPPSGRMVEVDGGRLHVVELGPAHDAGVPLVVIHGASSNLEALRHPLGDLLAQDRRVFLIDRPGHGWSTRDRLSHSTPAMQARMIDEALGKLGVDRAIIVGHSWAGALAAAFAIHHPARVAGLVMLSPVTHRWIGGVPWRHSLGALPVIGPLFAYTFALPTGLLMLDKGARGAFLPQTIPDNYVRDTSLKLLLRPREFLANAWDMVTLKQAVTEQMPRYGEITAPTVVIHGDADTTVYLDIHARQFVKAVPHASLIVLPGVGHVIQNAAAETIIAAIETMLPEPAAAPVAVAAR; encoded by the coding sequence ATGAGTGTGATGAGCATCGCCGTCGCGCTGGTGGTGATGGCCGCGCTGACCCAGCTCGGTGTGCTGCTGATCGAGCGTCGCTATCCGCCGTCGGGACGGATGGTGGAAGTCGATGGCGGCCGGCTGCATGTGGTCGAGCTCGGCCCCGCGCACGATGCCGGCGTGCCGCTCGTGGTCATTCACGGGGCGAGTTCGAATCTGGAGGCGCTCCGCCACCCGCTCGGCGATCTGTTGGCGCAGGATCGGCGCGTGTTTCTGATCGATCGCCCCGGCCACGGCTGGAGCACCCGCGATCGGCTGAGCCATTCGACGCCGGCGATGCAGGCACGGATGATCGACGAAGCGCTCGGCAAGCTCGGCGTCGATCGCGCGATCATCGTCGGGCATTCCTGGGCCGGCGCGCTCGCGGCCGCCTTCGCGATCCATCATCCCGCACGCGTCGCCGGCCTCGTCATGCTGTCGCCGGTCACCCATCGCTGGATCGGCGGTGTGCCCTGGCGTCACAGCCTCGGCGCGCTGCCGGTGATCGGGCCATTGTTCGCCTACACCTTCGCGTTGCCGACGGGGCTGTTGATGCTCGACAAGGGCGCGCGCGGCGCGTTCCTGCCGCAGACGATCCCGGACAACTACGTGCGCGACACGTCGCTGAAGCTGCTGCTGCGGCCGCGCGAGTTCCTCGCCAATGCATGGGACATGGTGACGCTGAAGCAGGCGGTGACCGAACAGATGCCGCGCTACGGCGAGATCACCGCGCCGACCGTGGTCATTCACGGCGACGCCGATACCACGGTGTACCTCGATATCCACGCGCGGCAGTTTGTGAAGGCGGTGCCGCATGCATCGCTGATCGTGCTGCCGGGCGTCGGCCATGTGATCCAGAATGCGGCGGCAGAGACCATCATCGCGGCGATCGAGACGATGCTGCCGGAGCCGGCCGCCGCGCCCGTGGCGGTCGCGGCGCGCTAA